Proteins co-encoded in one Leptodactylus fuscus isolate aLepFus1 chromosome 4, aLepFus1.hap2, whole genome shotgun sequence genomic window:
- the COA1 gene encoding cytochrome c oxidase assembly factor 1 homolog: MPVPLKNLQQLALYVGVVSGGGCAMMYYLIQKSFAQKEYYLDALQKLESQSNVLERLGAPPLKVHNLRLTDRYNRVDKTTAQIKIPVSGTLMAGYLYSSAVKDQFSRRWNLQDVILKLNNGESVPIYHSNNQVEEN; this comes from the exons ATGCCCGTGCCTTTGAAGAACCTTCAGCAGTTGGCCCTATATGTGGGGGTAGTGTCAGGAGGAGGATGTGCCATGAtgtattatttaattcaga AGTCCTTTGCCCAGAAAGAATATTACTTGGATGCGTTGCAGAAGCTTGAGTCTCAGTCTAATGTCTTAGAGAGGTTAGGAGCTCCACCACTTAAGGTCCACAATCTTCGACTGACTGACAGATACAACCGTGTTGACAAGACAACGGCCCAG ATCAAGATACCAGTGTCAGGAACCTTAATGGCCGGGTATCTCTACAGCTCAGCTGTCAAAGACCAGTTCAGCCGAAG gTGGAACCTTCAAGatgtcattttaaaactgaataaTGGCGAAAGTGTCCCTATTTACCACTCTAATAATCAGGTGGAAGAAAACTAG